A window from Actimicrobium sp. CCC2.4 encodes these proteins:
- the rsmI gene encoding 16S rRNA (cytidine(1402)-2'-O)-methyltransferase — protein MTASVTFPLLEEVSQQMYPLSTLYVVATPIGNIGDISVRALHLLGLADAVACEDTRNTAQLMTRYGLSKTLIAAHQHNEREVADKLIARLQAGQRIALVSDAGTPAISDPGARIVDAVRAAGLRVLPLPGPSAVITALSASGLQDAQFYFVGFLPAKGKQRDTVLGTLRGIAATLVFYEAPHRIVDAVDALAAAFEPTRQIVFARELTKLFEEIHRCNLSDAAAWLKADPHREKGEYVVLLDGAPSAIAADEVEADRVLRILLAECSVKQAAALAAQLTGQRKNALYERALVIKGE, from the coding sequence ATGACTGCATCCGTAACTTTTCCATTGCTCGAAGAAGTGTCGCAGCAGATGTACCCGCTGTCCACTTTGTACGTGGTCGCCACGCCGATCGGCAACATCGGCGATATCAGCGTGCGCGCGCTGCACCTGCTCGGACTGGCCGACGCGGTGGCCTGCGAAGACACCCGTAATACCGCGCAACTGATGACCCGCTACGGCCTGTCAAAAACCCTGATTGCGGCGCACCAGCACAACGAACGCGAAGTGGCCGACAAGCTGATCGCCCGCCTGCAAGCCGGCCAGCGCATCGCACTGGTGTCGGATGCCGGCACCCCGGCGATCTCGGATCCCGGTGCTCGTATCGTCGACGCGGTACGTGCGGCCGGCTTGCGCGTGCTGCCGCTGCCGGGTCCGTCGGCCGTCATCACGGCGCTATCGGCCAGCGGCTTGCAGGATGCGCAATTCTATTTTGTCGGCTTCCTGCCGGCCAAGGGCAAGCAGCGCGACACCGTGCTCGGCACACTGCGCGGGATTGCTGCGACGCTGGTGTTCTACGAAGCGCCGCACCGCATCGTCGACGCCGTCGATGCGCTGGCCGCCGCGTTCGAACCGACCCGCCAGATCGTCTTTGCGCGCGAACTGACCAAGCTGTTCGAAGAAATCCATCGCTGCAATCTGTCCGATGCCGCGGCCTGGCTGAAAGCCGATCCGCACCGCGAAAAGGGCGAGTACGTGGTGCTGCTCGACGGCGCACCGAGCGCGATTGCCGCCGACGAAGTCGAAGCCGACCGCGTGCTGCGCATTCTTCTGGCCGAGTGCTCGGTCAAGCAGGCAGCGGCACTGGCGGCGCAGCTGACCGGGCAAAGGAAGAATGCGTTGTATGAGCGGGCGCTGGTGATCAAGGGCGAATGA
- a CDS encoding catalase family peroxidase: MTTFARLPKTSTPLLALLAGTFAFAAPAQAADEKNVHEQLVDTMTVLAKGPYPGYRANHAKGIVLTGTFTPSAEAPSLSKAVHFAKPVPVTVRFSNPTGVPTMPDASPNASPHGIAIRFQLPEGGLTDIVSISFNGFPVATPEDFLSFLNSVAATKPDSPKPTPVEQFLATHPAAMKFVKAPKPAPVSFATLAFYGVNAFQFTNAKGISQYARYQITPLAGVQALSDAEVAKAAPNYLMDELPQRIAKGPVQFRISAQLAGKDDPINDGTMVWPDSRPQVELGILSLDKMSPDSAAAEKTLAFNPLLLTDGIAPSADPVLLSRPIAYSVSVIRRLTGK, from the coding sequence ATGACCACATTCGCTCGCTTGCCGAAAACCAGCACCCCGCTTCTTGCCCTGCTCGCCGGCACCTTCGCCTTCGCGGCACCAGCCCAGGCTGCCGATGAAAAAAACGTGCACGAACAACTGGTCGACACGATGACCGTCCTGGCCAAGGGTCCGTATCCCGGCTATCGCGCCAACCATGCCAAGGGCATAGTCCTGACCGGCACCTTTACGCCGAGTGCCGAAGCGCCATCACTGAGCAAGGCGGTGCATTTTGCCAAGCCGGTGCCGGTGACTGTGCGTTTCTCGAACCCGACCGGCGTGCCAACCATGCCGGATGCGTCGCCGAACGCCAGCCCGCACGGCATTGCAATCCGTTTCCAGTTGCCTGAAGGCGGCCTGACCGACATCGTCAGCATCTCGTTCAACGGCTTCCCGGTGGCCACGCCGGAAGACTTCCTGAGCTTTCTGAACTCGGTCGCCGCGACCAAGCCGGATTCACCAAAGCCGACTCCGGTCGAGCAATTCCTGGCCACCCATCCCGCCGCCATGAAATTTGTCAAGGCACCGAAACCCGCGCCGGTCAGCTTTGCCACGCTGGCGTTCTACGGCGTCAATGCCTTCCAGTTCACCAATGCCAAAGGCATTTCCCAATACGCCCGTTATCAAATCACGCCGCTGGCCGGGGTGCAGGCGTTGAGCGATGCCGAAGTTGCCAAGGCGGCCCCGAATTACTTGATGGACGAACTGCCGCAGCGCATTGCCAAAGGTCCGGTGCAGTTCCGCATCAGCGCCCAGCTCGCCGGCAAGGATGACCCGATCAACGATGGCACCATGGTCTGGCCGGACAGCCGTCCGCAAGTCGAACTGGGCATCCTGAGTCTCGACAAGATGTCGCCGGATAGTGCCGCCGCCGAAAAGACGCTGGCCTTCAATCCGCTACTGCTGACCGATGGCATCGCCCCGTCAGCCGACCCGGTCTTGCTGTCACGCCCGATTGCCTACAGCGTCAGCGTGATTCGCCGGTTGACCGGGAAGTAA
- a CDS encoding insulinase family protein, with translation MTQFVKLSSHTIPVLQATVEQYIEPGSGVLHIHMETEQPELVFLVAFPTVPQVSDGRAHILEHLALCGSARYPVRNPFFSMLRRSTATFMNAMTYADRTVYPFASTDKKDFFNLLDVYLDAAFFPNLDYLNFLQEGWRYGLDGEGDKTALTYQGVVFNEMKGAFNSPMRALDAGIAGTLFKGTTYQVESGGDPLVIPELTHAMLKEFHATHYHPSQAIFMTTGRIDAAEIQQQISERVLSKLTDGGTPRRLPELAPAWNAPQENTVRIPSQEARDDEFGIQFAWLMGEAIDQQAYYRLHLLSAGLLGDSSAPLIKAMESAGYGRPSSMNGRDAGARQMVFHLGMEGLTEAQVELARERIWAALEKTAAEGIPTSVLQAALRDIKYSQRKISSGQTPYGLSRLLHALPMAMYGGDVLNALDNDAILATLEQQIQDPAFFKELVQSLIDSPTRLTTRVIPDADFFIARKATEEARLATLLTTLSDEDRTRIRADSAALEKHQQLPANSELLPRILPGDVSALPRPALPIPAAVDGAISFSIASNGISYANVLYDVSALADSNWAWLQLYTDVISELGVGERDFEEASAWRQRLVPSFHAGLEAIPQPDGKLHVELSFSASGLREEQAAIATVLSTSIGQPRFDEAERMAFLIESLVQDKLTSLAEAGSHYASLAATAPLSPLRRFADLTGGAAALPFYRTLQQLAKTPQGLAEIATRLHALHQRIIASTPTILCAGIEQDGAALAKLLTLPVATPVTTPDLASLTTPSVGNVALHATSQINHCVIAWNAPGVGHADAAALAVAAELLSHQILHQALREQGGAYGGYASYGANAGVFTMSSYRDPRLAGTYADFSRAIDQLLASDYSQETIEEAIICVIKGLDKPHAPYAEALTAWNLQQRGVTAAIRLQFRSGVLGCTAAQVKVAVQHWLKDGVPNRAAFAGNTTQELAGLTVLDLVALAA, from the coding sequence ATGACCCAATTTGTAAAACTGAGCAGCCACACCATTCCCGTCCTGCAAGCGACCGTCGAGCAATACATCGAACCCGGCTCCGGCGTCCTGCATATCCACATGGAAACCGAACAGCCGGAACTGGTGTTCCTGGTCGCCTTTCCGACCGTACCGCAGGTCAGCGATGGCCGCGCCCACATCCTCGAGCATCTGGCGCTGTGCGGTTCGGCGCGCTATCCGGTACGCAATCCATTCTTCTCGATGCTGCGCCGTTCGACGGCCACCTTCATGAATGCGATGACCTACGCCGACCGCACCGTGTATCCGTTTGCCAGCACTGACAAGAAAGATTTCTTCAACCTGCTCGATGTCTACCTCGATGCAGCGTTTTTCCCGAATCTCGACTACCTCAATTTTCTGCAGGAAGGCTGGCGCTACGGCCTCGACGGCGAAGGCGACAAGACTGCGCTGACGTATCAGGGCGTGGTCTTCAATGAAATGAAAGGCGCGTTCAACAGCCCGATGCGCGCGCTCGACGCCGGCATCGCCGGCACGCTGTTCAAGGGCACCACCTACCAGGTCGAATCCGGCGGTGATCCGCTGGTCATTCCCGAGCTGACGCACGCGATGCTCAAAGAATTCCACGCCACGCATTACCATCCGTCGCAAGCAATCTTCATGACCACCGGCCGCATCGATGCCGCTGAAATCCAGCAGCAGATCAGCGAACGCGTGCTGTCAAAGCTGACCGACGGCGGCACACCGCGCCGCTTGCCGGAACTGGCACCAGCCTGGAACGCGCCGCAGGAAAACACCGTGCGCATTCCATCGCAGGAAGCCCGCGATGACGAGTTCGGCATCCAGTTCGCCTGGCTGATGGGCGAGGCGATCGACCAGCAAGCGTATTACCGCCTGCACCTGCTGTCGGCCGGCTTGCTGGGCGACTCGTCGGCCCCGCTGATCAAGGCGATGGAGTCGGCCGGTTACGGCCGGCCATCGAGCATGAACGGCCGCGATGCCGGCGCGCGCCAGATGGTGTTCCACCTCGGCATGGAAGGCTTGACCGAAGCACAGGTCGAACTGGCCCGTGAACGGATCTGGGCTGCGCTCGAAAAAACCGCCGCCGAGGGCATCCCGACTTCGGTGCTGCAAGCCGCGCTACGCGACATCAAGTACAGCCAGCGCAAAATCAGCAGCGGCCAGACGCCCTACGGTTTGTCGCGCCTGCTGCATGCGTTGCCGATGGCAATGTATGGCGGCGACGTGCTCAATGCACTCGATAACGATGCCATCCTCGCGACCCTCGAACAGCAAATCCAGGACCCGGCCTTCTTCAAGGAACTGGTGCAATCGCTGATCGACTCGCCGACCCGGCTGACCACGCGCGTGATTCCCGATGCCGACTTTTTCATTGCCCGCAAGGCCACCGAAGAGGCCCGCCTCGCCACGCTACTAACGACCTTGTCGGACGAGGACCGCACGCGCATCCGCGCCGATTCGGCCGCGCTCGAGAAGCACCAGCAATTGCCTGCGAACTCCGAACTGCTGCCGCGCATTTTGCCCGGCGATGTCAGCGCGCTGCCGCGTCCGGCCTTGCCGATTCCGGCGGCGGTCGATGGTGCGATCAGTTTTTCGATTGCCTCGAACGGCATCAGCTATGCCAACGTGCTGTACGACGTCTCGGCACTGGCCGACAGCAACTGGGCCTGGCTGCAGCTGTACACCGACGTGATCAGCGAGCTGGGCGTCGGCGAACGCGATTTCGAGGAAGCCAGCGCCTGGCGTCAGCGTCTGGTGCCATCGTTCCATGCCGGCCTCGAAGCGATCCCGCAACCGGATGGCAAGCTGCACGTCGAGCTGTCGTTCTCGGCCAGCGGCCTGCGCGAAGAACAGGCCGCCATCGCCACCGTGCTGTCGACCTCGATAGGCCAGCCGCGTTTCGATGAAGCCGAACGGATGGCCTTCCTGATTGAAAGCCTGGTGCAGGACAAGCTGACCAGTCTGGCCGAAGCCGGCAGCCACTATGCGTCGCTGGCCGCGACCGCACCGTTGTCGCCGCTACGCCGCTTTGCCGATCTCACCGGCGGCGCCGCGGCCCTGCCGTTCTACCGGACGCTGCAGCAACTCGCCAAGACACCGCAAGGACTCGCCGAAATCGCCACGCGTTTGCACGCGCTGCATCAGCGCATCATCGCCAGCACGCCGACCATCCTGTGCGCCGGCATCGAACAGGACGGCGCCGCACTGGCCAAGCTGCTCACGCTGCCGGTCGCCACACCGGTGACCACGCCGGACCTGGCCAGCCTGACCACGCCATCGGTGGGCAACGTCGCGCTGCATGCGACCAGCCAGATCAACCACTGCGTGATCGCCTGGAACGCGCCGGGCGTCGGCCATGCCGATGCCGCCGCGCTGGCGGTGGCCGCCGAACTGCTGTCGCACCAGATCCTGCATCAGGCCTTGCGCGAGCAGGGCGGTGCCTACGGTGGCTATGCCAGCTACGGTGCCAATGCCGGCGTGTTCACGATGAGCTCCTACCGCGATCCGCGCCTGGCCGGCACCTATGCCGATTTCAGTCGCGCGATCGACCAGTTGCTGGCCAGCGACTACTCGCAGGAAACCATCGAGGAAGCCATCATCTGCGTGATCAAGGGACTCGATAAACCGCACGCCCCGTACGCCGAAGCGCTCACTGCGTGGAACCTGCAACAGCGTGGCGTGACAGCCGCAATCCGCTTGCAATTCCGTAGTGGCGTGCTCGGCTGTACCGCAGCGCAGGTCAAGGTGGCGGTGCAGCATTGGCTGAAGGACGGCGTGCCTAACCGCGCCGCGTTTGCCGGCAATACGACGCAGGAATTGGCGGGGTTGACGGTGCTGGATCTGGTAGCGCTGGCGGCCTGA